One genomic window of Sodaliphilus pleomorphus includes the following:
- a CDS encoding Do family serine endopeptidase, with product MNKSKSSVLTLVVAALAGTAAIGANAQGRVADVYIPSQQQQASTQYMVKTGSSRSMANYPDFTGVAEHTINSVVSIKNYASVRQQQNNFFQFGDGWDPFEFFFGPGNGQQQRKQQQQQPKKSDSKPQLRGSGSGVIISADGYIVTNNHVVDGADKLTVTLNDNSEYNARVIGTDPNTDLALIKINAKNLQPITFANSDDVKVGEWCVAVGNPFGFNSSVTVGVISAKGRGLNESANSGIKSFIQHDAAVNPGNSGGALVNTDGELIGINTMIYSQTGNYAGISFAVPSNTVRKVEADLRQYGTVQRAVLGISYQELDADMAKEHKITATNEGIYVAKVTDRGAAKEAGLQEGDVIVKFNGTSIKNGGELQEQMNKLRPGDKATLGFYRDNKYKTAQVTFKNDQGTTKITKNSDFASLGASFLNLTSKEKDDLSISNGVKVTGVREGKFKAAGVRDGFIITTINDEPVNSSDDVETIYDQIMHSNADKVMYIKGITATGKTKYYAVDLSDAE from the coding sequence ATGAATAAAAGCAAAAGTTCAGTACTCACATTAGTTGTGGCGGCGCTGGCAGGCACTGCCGCAATAGGAGCCAATGCACAGGGCCGTGTGGCCGATGTCTACATCCCGTCGCAACAGCAACAGGCAAGCACACAGTACATGGTAAAAACCGGCAGCTCGCGCTCGATGGCCAACTATCCCGACTTCACGGGAGTGGCCGAGCACACCATCAACTCGGTGGTGTCGATCAAGAACTACGCCTCGGTGCGCCAGCAGCAGAACAACTTCTTCCAGTTTGGCGACGGCTGGGACCCGTTTGAATTCTTCTTCGGCCCTGGCAACGGCCAGCAGCAGCGCAAGCAGCAGCAACAGCAACCCAAGAAGAGCGACTCCAAGCCACAGCTGCGCGGCAGCGGCAGCGGCGTGATCATAAGCGCCGACGGCTACATTGTGACCAACAACCACGTGGTCGACGGAGCCGACAAGCTCACGGTGACGCTCAACGACAACAGCGAGTACAACGCCCGCGTGATAGGCACCGACCCCAACACCGACTTGGCCTTGATAAAGATCAATGCCAAGAACCTGCAACCCATCACCTTTGCCAACAGCGACGACGTGAAGGTGGGCGAGTGGTGTGTGGCCGTGGGCAACCCCTTCGGCTTCAACTCGAGTGTGACAGTGGGCGTGATAAGCGCCAAGGGCCGCGGCCTGAACGAGAGTGCCAACTCGGGCATCAAGTCGTTTATCCAGCACGATGCCGCCGTCAATCCAGGCAACAGTGGCGGTGCACTGGTCAACACCGACGGCGAGCTCATAGGCATCAACACAATGATCTACTCACAGACGGGCAACTATGCCGGCATCTCATTTGCAGTGCCAAGCAACACGGTGCGCAAGGTGGAGGCCGACCTGCGCCAGTATGGCACCGTGCAACGTGCAGTGCTGGGCATAAGCTACCAGGAGCTTGACGCCGACATGGCCAAGGAGCACAAGATCACGGCCACCAACGAGGGCATCTATGTGGCCAAGGTCACCGACCGCGGCGCTGCCAAGGAGGCTGGTCTGCAAGAGGGCGACGTGATTGTGAAATTCAACGGCACGAGCATCAAGAACGGCGGCGAGCTGCAGGAGCAGATGAACAAGCTGCGCCCCGGCGACAAGGCCACACTGGGTTTCTACCGCGACAACAAGTACAAGACGGCTCAGGTCACCTTCAAGAACGACCAGGGCACGACCAAGATCACCAAGAACAGCGACTTTGCCTCGCTGGGCGCCTCGTTCCTCAACCTCACCAGCAAGGAGAAAGACGATCTATCGATAAGCAACGGCGTGAAGGTGACAGGCGTGCGTGAGGGCAAGTTCAAGGCTGCAGGCGTGCGCGACGGCTTCATCATCACCACCATCAACGATGAGCCTGTCAACAGCAGCGACGATGTGGAGACCATCTACGACCAAATCATGCACTCCAATGCCGACAAGGTGATGTATATCAAGGGCATCACGGCCACAGGCAAGACCAAGTACTATGCCGTCGACTTGAGCGACGCCGAGTAG
- a CDS encoding gliding motility-associated C-terminal domain-containing protein — protein sequence MKLKASTLLACLPLLAAMPAAAGEIAFEGNSKPACEITPAKSTGLNKIYVLYDTQGVGMSYKPAREGNTVVWTKWTAGAAYGQELPQVKVLQDGTSYLAQVEPNCGYTLQEGDSYTYVWVMNYADYRLRLEGIAPDGEGDCSTATLKVEGSGPEMTYYTITGVRKSLDRDMKLSYSTLVCNSDTTAYESRDTTETEENFKSTLVVPAPLCNTTFTLTGDRFLDYWGESQSVTSDLYTTQAIACTTRARQEARNNDNERTSDTEGVLGGSAPATITFSAIVTDAVNFKEWQEATDADFNNIILQLSDLETTQTFTEAGTYYWRFTCSNGNGTCDATSSTYTVNIGESELLVPNFFSPGSTEGVNDVWKVSYKSIVKFHCWIFNSWGTQVCELKDPGQGWDGKYKGKLVDPGVYYYVIQAEGSDGHKYKKSGDINILRYKKNNGTGTGTTTGE from the coding sequence ATGAAACTGAAAGCATCCACACTGCTCGCCTGCCTGCCACTGCTGGCCGCCATGCCGGCGGCGGCAGGCGAGATTGCCTTTGAGGGCAACAGCAAGCCCGCCTGCGAGATTACGCCGGCCAAGTCGACCGGGCTCAACAAGATATATGTGCTCTACGACACGCAGGGCGTGGGCATGAGCTACAAGCCTGCCCGCGAGGGCAACACCGTGGTGTGGACCAAGTGGACCGCGGGGGCGGCCTACGGGCAAGAGCTGCCCCAGGTGAAGGTGCTGCAAGACGGCACCAGCTATCTGGCACAAGTAGAGCCCAACTGCGGCTACACCCTGCAGGAGGGCGACAGCTATACCTATGTGTGGGTGATGAACTATGCCGACTACCGGCTGCGGCTCGAGGGCATCGCCCCCGACGGCGAGGGCGACTGCTCGACGGCCACCCTCAAGGTAGAGGGCAGCGGCCCCGAGATGACCTACTACACCATCACGGGCGTGCGCAAGAGCCTCGACCGCGACATGAAACTGTCCTACTCCACCCTGGTGTGCAACAGCGACACCACTGCCTATGAGAGCCGCGACACCACCGAGACCGAGGAGAACTTCAAGTCCACCCTCGTGGTGCCAGCCCCGCTGTGCAACACCACCTTCACGCTCACGGGCGACCGCTTTCTCGACTACTGGGGCGAGAGCCAGAGCGTGACCAGCGACCTCTACACCACCCAGGCCATAGCCTGCACCACGCGCGCCCGTCAAGAAGCGCGCAACAACGACAACGAGCGCACCAGCGACACCGAGGGCGTGCTGGGCGGCTCGGCGCCGGCCACCATCACATTCTCGGCCATCGTGACCGACGCGGTCAACTTCAAGGAGTGGCAAGAGGCCACCGATGCCGACTTCAACAACATCATCTTGCAACTGAGCGATCTCGAGACCACGCAGACCTTCACCGAAGCCGGCACCTACTACTGGCGCTTCACCTGCAGCAACGGCAACGGCACGTGCGATGCCACGAGCAGCACCTACACGGTCAACATAGGCGAGAGCGAGCTGCTTGTGCCCAACTTCTTCAGCCCGGGCTCGACCGAGGGTGTGAACGACGTGTGGAAAGTGTCGTACAAGTCGATTGTGAAATTTCACTGCTGGATATTCAACAGCTGGGGCACCCAGGTGTGCGAGCTCAAAGACCCGGGCCAAGGCTGGGACGGAAAGTACAAGGGCAAGCTCGTGGACCCGGGCGTGTACTACTATGTGATACAGGCTGAGGGCTCCGACGGGCACAAGTACAAGAAGAGCGGCGACATCAACATCTTGCGCTACAAGAAAAACAACGGCACGGGCACAGGCACCACCACAGGCGAGTGA
- a CDS encoding DMT family transporter produces the protein MIVEKNSHASIMKSVSPQVAGYSMAVVGSVSYGLNPLFALPLYGVGVTPMSVLFYRYGLTVLLMGLLMAVLGQPFHATRRQLVLSLAMGQLFALSSVCLFVSFKLMDAGIASVILFTYPMFVALISWACFHERLSRVALVSFILAFAGICCLHGDSGGRQSVLGVVMAVASGLSYAVYIVGVNRSVLRTMPAFSLTFYASLSGLVLFFVCCGFGLDLSPLHGASSWGCAAGLALFPTIVSLLLVTRSIHLIGSTPAAIIGALEPITALAVSLLVFGGTLTWLNVAGVVLVLFAVCLMMWKNH, from the coding sequence ATGATTGTAGAAAAAAATTCACATGCAAGCATCATGAAGAGTGTATCGCCACAAGTGGCCGGCTACTCGATGGCCGTTGTGGGGTCGGTGTCCTACGGGCTCAACCCCCTGTTTGCCCTTCCGCTCTACGGCGTGGGCGTCACGCCCATGTCGGTGTTGTTTTACCGCTACGGCCTCACCGTGCTCTTGATGGGCCTGCTCATGGCCGTGCTGGGCCAGCCCTTTCATGCCACACGCCGCCAGCTGGTGCTCTCGCTGGCCATGGGCCAGCTGTTTGCCCTGTCGTCGGTGTGCCTGTTTGTCAGCTTCAAGCTCATGGATGCCGGCATCGCTTCGGTCATCCTGTTCACCTATCCCATGTTTGTCGCCCTCATCTCGTGGGCCTGTTTTCACGAGCGCCTCTCGCGGGTAGCCCTCGTGAGCTTCATTCTCGCCTTTGCGGGCATCTGCTGCCTGCATGGCGATTCGGGCGGCCGCCAGAGTGTGCTGGGCGTGGTCATGGCTGTGGCCTCGGGACTTTCCTATGCCGTCTACATCGTGGGAGTGAACCGCAGCGTGTTGCGCACCATGCCCGCCTTCAGTCTCACCTTCTATGCCTCGCTCTCGGGGCTGGTGCTCTTCTTTGTGTGCTGTGGCTTCGGGCTCGACCTCTCGCCCCTGCATGGTGCCAGCTCGTGGGGCTGTGCAGCCGGGCTGGCCTTGTTTCCCACCATTGTATCGCTGTTGCTGGTCACCCGCTCCATTCACCTCATAGGCAGCACCCCGGCGGCCATCATCGGCGCCCTCGAGCCCATCACCGCCCTTGCCGTGTCGCTGCTCGTGTTTGGCGGCACACTCACCTGGCTCAACGTTGCAGGCGTGGTCCTCGTGCTCTTTGCCGTGTGCCTCATGATGTGGAAAAACCATTGA
- the deoD gene encoding purine-nucleoside phosphorylase: MSTPHNQANRGDIAATVIMSGDPLRAKFMAEKFLDNVKQFNGLRGMLGYTGTYKGKPVSVMGHGMGMPSIGIYSYELFNFYDVEQILRVGTAGCIQKGINIGDVVIAQGACTDSNYLAQFNLPGTYAPIADFDLLFKAAKKAQELGIACHVGNVLSSDIFYDENESWRQWQKMGILAIEMESAALYANAVKAGKRALALLTVSDNIVEKVATTGEERQTAFTKMMDVAFSLI, encoded by the coding sequence ATGTCGACACCACACAATCAAGCCAACCGAGGCGACATCGCCGCAACCGTAATCATGTCGGGCGATCCACTGAGAGCAAAGTTCATGGCCGAGAAATTTCTCGACAACGTGAAGCAATTCAACGGCCTGCGAGGCATGCTGGGCTACACAGGCACCTACAAGGGCAAGCCCGTGAGCGTGATGGGGCATGGCATGGGCATGCCCTCGATAGGCATCTACAGCTATGAGCTGTTCAACTTCTACGACGTGGAGCAAATACTGCGTGTGGGCACAGCCGGCTGCATCCAGAAAGGCATCAACATAGGCGACGTGGTGATTGCCCAAGGCGCCTGCACCGACTCCAACTACCTGGCACAGTTCAACCTGCCAGGCACCTATGCCCCCATTGCCGACTTCGACCTGCTGTTTAAGGCCGCCAAGAAGGCCCAGGAGTTGGGCATAGCCTGCCACGTGGGCAACGTGCTGTCGAGCGACATCTTCTACGACGAGAACGAGAGCTGGCGCCAGTGGCAGAAGATGGGCATCCTGGCCATCGAGATGGAAAGCGCAGCCCTCTATGCCAACGCCGTGAAGGCCGGCAAGCGTGCCCTGGCCCTGCTCACCGTGAGCGACAACATCGTGGAGAAAGTGGCCACCACCGGCGAGGAGCGCCAGACGGCCTTCACCAAGATGATGGACGTGGCCTTCAGCCTCATTTAG
- a CDS encoding PH domain-containing protein, translating into MEKIVFRSRVSVWLCALVYALLAAAFWPIVYDFSWSLLLIFLLTVGAVSYGFFGITYTIEGHVLWVRMLGRQRYDIMQLRRVASTRTWIAAPAASTRRIELLFASPSTPLIISPCHQDRFIACLRQVNPAIAVKLD; encoded by the coding sequence ATGGAGAAGATAGTGTTTCGTTCGCGGGTGAGCGTGTGGCTGTGCGCTCTCGTCTATGCTCTGCTTGCAGCCGCCTTCTGGCCCATTGTTTACGACTTCAGCTGGTCGTTGCTCTTGATTTTTTTGCTTACCGTGGGGGCGGTGAGCTATGGTTTTTTCGGCATCACCTATACTATCGAGGGCCACGTGCTGTGGGTGCGCATGCTCGGCAGGCAGCGCTACGACATCATGCAGTTGCGGCGCGTGGCCTCAACGCGCACGTGGATCGCCGCCCCGGCTGCCTCCACGCGCCGCATCGAGCTGCTTTTTGCCAGCCCGAGCACCCCGCTCATCATCTCGCCTTGCCACCAGGACCGTTTCATCGCCTGCCTCAGGCAGGTGAATCCCGCCATCGCGGTCAAGCTCGACTGA
- the asnB gene encoding asparagine synthase B, translating to MCGIVAIFNIREQSTELRDMALRMSRKLRHRGPDWSGIFSGGSAILAHERLSIVDPESGSQPLYAPDGKQVLAVNGEIYNHLELRARLGGSYRFLTGSDCEVILALYRRLRSQGVPGHEAIVAMLEQLNGIFAFALYDAEHDEFLVARDPIGVIPLYVGYAPDGKVMVASELKALEGHCDHYEPFLPGHYYYSKTPGLKRYYTRDWMSYQAVAHASLDEHEAVTRLGDALDAAVKRQLMSDVPYGVLLSGGLDSSVISAIAQRYASRRIEDDSQSPAYWPRLHSFAVGLKGAPDLAKARLVASHIGTVHHEINYTLQEGLDALRDVIYFIETYDVTTVRASTPMYLLARVIKSMGIKMVLSGEGADEIFGGYLYFHKAPSARAFHEETVRKLGKLHLYDCLRANKSLAAWGVEGRVPMLDKEFIDVAMRLNPALKMCPGNTIEKKIVREAFGHMLPPEVAWRQKEQFSDGVGYSWIDTLKRVTAAAVTDEQMARAAERFPINPPRNKEEYYYRSIFAEHFPSDSAARSVPSVPSVACSTAEALAWDASFKNMNDPSGRAVAGVHQEAYK from the coding sequence ATGTGTGGAATAGTAGCAATTTTCAATATACGAGAGCAAAGCACCGAGTTGCGCGACATGGCGTTGCGCATGAGCCGCAAGCTGCGTCACCGCGGCCCCGACTGGAGCGGCATCTTTAGCGGCGGTTCGGCCATTCTGGCCCACGAGCGCCTGAGCATCGTCGACCCCGAGTCGGGCAGCCAGCCCCTCTATGCCCCCGACGGCAAGCAGGTGCTGGCCGTGAACGGCGAGATCTACAATCACCTCGAGCTGCGTGCAAGGCTGGGCGGCTCCTACCGGTTTCTCACCGGCAGCGACTGCGAGGTCATCCTGGCCCTCTACCGCCGGCTGCGCAGCCAGGGCGTGCCTGGACACGAGGCCATCGTAGCCATGCTCGAGCAGTTGAACGGCATCTTTGCCTTTGCCCTCTACGATGCCGAGCACGACGAGTTTCTGGTGGCGCGCGACCCCATAGGGGTGATTCCGCTCTATGTGGGTTATGCCCCCGACGGCAAGGTCATGGTGGCCAGCGAGCTCAAGGCGCTTGAAGGGCATTGCGACCACTACGAGCCCTTCCTGCCCGGCCACTACTACTACAGCAAGACCCCCGGCCTCAAGCGCTACTACACGCGCGACTGGATGAGCTACCAGGCTGTGGCCCATGCCTCGCTCGACGAGCATGAGGCAGTGACACGGCTGGGCGATGCCCTCGATGCCGCTGTCAAGCGCCAGCTCATGAGCGATGTGCCCTATGGGGTGCTGCTGAGCGGCGGCCTCGACTCGTCGGTGATATCGGCCATTGCCCAGCGCTATGCCTCGCGCCGCATCGAGGACGACAGCCAGTCGCCGGCCTACTGGCCACGGCTTCACTCCTTTGCCGTGGGGCTCAAGGGGGCTCCCGACCTCGCCAAAGCCCGCCTTGTGGCCAGCCACATAGGCACCGTGCACCACGAAATCAACTATACCCTGCAGGAGGGGCTCGATGCCTTGCGCGACGTGATCTACTTCATCGAGACCTACGATGTGACCACCGTACGCGCCTCCACGCCCATGTATCTGCTGGCACGAGTCATCAAGTCGATGGGTATCAAGATGGTGCTCTCGGGCGAGGGGGCCGACGAGATCTTCGGCGGTTATCTCTACTTTCACAAGGCGCCCAGTGCGCGGGCCTTCCACGAGGAGACAGTGAGAAAGCTGGGCAAGCTCCACCTCTACGACTGCCTGCGGGCCAACAAGAGCCTCGCTGCCTGGGGCGTGGAGGGGCGCGTGCCCATGCTCGACAAGGAGTTTATCGACGTGGCCATGCGCCTGAATCCTGCTCTCAAGATGTGCCCGGGCAACACGATAGAGAAGAAAATCGTGCGCGAGGCCTTCGGCCACATGCTGCCGCCCGAGGTGGCCTGGCGGCAGAAGGAGCAATTCAGCGACGGGGTGGGCTACAGCTGGATCGACACCCTCAAGCGGGTCACCGCCGCTGCCGTGACCGATGAGCAGATGGCCCGTGCCGCCGAGCGCTTCCCCATCAACCCGCCACGCAACAAAGAGGAGTACTACTACCGCAGCATCTTTGCCGAGCACTTTCCCAGCGACAGCGCCGCCCGCAGCGTGCCCAGCGTGCCCAGTGTGGCTTGTTCAACAGCCGAGGCTCTGGCTTGGGATGCCTCGTTCAAGAACATGAACGACCCCAGCGGCCGCGCCGTGGCAGGCGTGCACCAGGAAGCCTACAAGTGA
- a CDS encoding GNAT family N-acetyltransferase: MIKFHSLSTTDKDLVQRFTMWGNRQNCDLSFANLISWRFLYNTQYAIVGDYLVFRFYAGHHLAYMTPIARPELQPDGTLHVDPSRELSIEVLKAIRDDSIAMGHPFLLMGVCSYMVEKIEAALPGTFDMKLSRDYSDYIYTREKLANLAGKHLQSKRNHINKFKKLYPGYVYKPLTPDLIPECLRLEQEWRRNQEEPGQSATTYDESRVEELRSMTRAFDRWERLQLTGGTIWVDGKLVAFTFGCPINHCTFDVCVEKADTSYEGAFTIINQEFVRHLPEQYTYINREEDMGEEGLRKSKLSYKPDLLLEKYTLTEKRPLADFEDQERIDKETRALWKLVFNDPEPFIELYFGRVYKSEYNYTCQIGRHVVAALQALPYTLLYHGREVPTAYMSGVSVHPDWRKQDVGNNLMRQAHFAIYHKGVVLATLIPAEQWLYGWYRKCGYAECITCTPPPKGIGTMSYDELDRLQRLQPCGIIHDREGYDIIQADYRLCPEGYDDGRKQPLQGMMRVINALKALQLYAARHPDYSGTIRVQNDKDIPRNNAYYRIARGTVEMSDEPDASALKLDIRQLADFIFKDENATMTLMLN; encoded by the coding sequence ATGATAAAATTCCATAGCCTCTCCACCACCGACAAAGACCTGGTGCAGCGCTTCACCATGTGGGGCAACCGCCAGAACTGCGACCTGTCGTTTGCCAACCTCATCAGCTGGCGGTTTCTCTACAACACGCAGTATGCCATCGTGGGCGACTACCTGGTGTTTCGCTTCTATGCAGGGCACCACCTGGCCTACATGACCCCCATAGCACGCCCCGAGCTGCAGCCCGACGGCACATTGCATGTCGACCCGTCGCGGGAGCTCTCGATCGAGGTGCTCAAGGCCATACGCGACGACTCGATTGCCATGGGGCACCCGTTCCTGCTCATGGGCGTGTGCAGCTACATGGTAGAGAAAATCGAGGCCGCCCTGCCCGGCACCTTCGACATGAAGCTGAGCCGCGACTACTCCGACTACATCTACACACGCGAGAAGCTGGCCAACCTGGCAGGGAAGCACCTGCAGAGCAAGCGCAACCACATCAACAAGTTCAAGAAGCTCTATCCCGGCTACGTGTACAAGCCGCTCACACCCGATCTCATACCCGAGTGCCTGCGCCTCGAGCAGGAGTGGCGGCGCAACCAGGAGGAGCCAGGACAAAGTGCCACAACCTATGACGAGAGCCGCGTCGAGGAGCTGCGGTCGATGACCCGAGCCTTCGACCGCTGGGAGCGGCTACAGCTCACCGGAGGCACCATTTGGGTCGACGGCAAACTGGTAGCCTTCACCTTCGGGTGCCCGATAAACCACTGCACCTTCGACGTGTGTGTGGAGAAGGCCGACACCAGCTACGAGGGAGCATTCACCATCATCAACCAGGAGTTTGTGCGCCACTTGCCCGAGCAATACACCTATATCAACCGCGAGGAAGACATGGGCGAAGAGGGCCTGCGCAAGTCGAAACTGTCGTACAAGCCCGACCTGCTGCTCGAGAAATACACCCTCACCGAGAAGCGCCCGCTGGCCGACTTTGAGGACCAGGAGCGCATCGACAAGGAGACGCGTGCACTGTGGAAGCTCGTGTTCAACGACCCCGAGCCCTTCATCGAGCTGTACTTCGGGCGTGTGTACAAGAGCGAGTACAACTATACCTGTCAGATAGGACGGCACGTGGTGGCCGCCTTGCAGGCCCTGCCCTACACCCTGCTCTATCACGGCCGTGAAGTGCCCACAGCCTACATGAGCGGCGTGAGCGTGCACCCCGACTGGCGCAAGCAAGACGTGGGCAACAACCTCATGCGGCAGGCCCACTTTGCCATCTACCACAAGGGCGTGGTGCTGGCCACGCTCATCCCGGCCGAGCAGTGGCTCTATGGCTGGTACCGCAAGTGCGGCTATGCCGAGTGCATCACCTGCACGCCGCCGCCCAAGGGCATAGGCACAATGAGCTACGACGAGCTCGACCGCCTGCAGCGCCTGCAGCCGTGCGGCATCATCCACGACCGCGAGGGCTATGACATCATCCAGGCCGACTACCGCCTGTGCCCCGAGGGCTACGACGACGGCCGCAAGCAGCCGCTGCAAGGCATGATGCGCGTGATCAACGCCCTCAAGGCTCTGCAGCTCTATGCCGCCCGGCATCCCGACTACAGCGGCACGATAAGAGTGCAGAACGACAAAGACATACCCCGCAACAACGCCTACTACCGCATAGCGCGCGGCACAGTGGAGATGAGCGACGAGCCCGATGCCTCGGCCCTGAAGCTCGACATCAGGCAACTGGCCGATTTCATCTTCAAGGACGAGAACGCCACCATGACCCTCATGCTCAACTGA
- a CDS encoding sulfite exporter TauE/SafE family protein, with protein MGTGIDIFLLAILGSFILRTVGFGFGIFIMTVLPFLLPSYGEATCLSGLLAMTTSVYVVVKMRRYLDWRRLGVILATFVVTSTAAIFVLKRLDNFYLRMALGIVLIVIAIYFTWLSGRIKLKAGVATQVTAGALSGVLGGFFGMQGPPAVLYFLSTEPSKERYMALIQTYLLTGNVVMLAVRAASGFLTPAVGWGYLYGLGGVAIGTMVGGMVFERIPQRSFRYVVYGYIAVSGIVILATL; from the coding sequence TTGGGAACGGGCATCGACATCTTTCTACTTGCCATCTTGGGCAGCTTCATCCTGCGCACAGTGGGATTCGGCTTCGGCATCTTCATCATGACGGTGCTGCCCTTCTTGCTGCCCAGCTACGGCGAGGCCACGTGCCTGTCGGGGCTGCTGGCCATGACCACATCGGTGTATGTCGTCGTCAAGATGCGGCGCTATCTCGACTGGAGGCGCCTGGGCGTGATACTGGCCACCTTTGTGGTGACCTCGACGGCAGCCATCTTTGTACTCAAGCGGCTCGACAACTTCTACCTGCGTATGGCCCTGGGCATCGTGCTCATAGTCATTGCCATCTACTTCACGTGGCTGAGCGGGCGCATCAAGCTCAAGGCTGGAGTGGCCACCCAGGTCACCGCTGGAGCGCTGAGCGGCGTGCTGGGCGGCTTCTTCGGCATGCAGGGGCCGCCTGCTGTACTCTACTTTCTCTCGACCGAGCCCAGCAAAGAGCGCTACATGGCCCTGATACAGACCTACCTGCTCACGGGCAACGTGGTGATGCTGGCAGTGCGCGCGGCCAGCGGCTTCCTCACCCCGGCCGTGGGCTGGGGCTACCTCTACGGGCTGGGCGGCGTGGCCATTGGCACCATGGTGGGCGGCATGGTGTTTGAGCGCATACCGCAGCGCAGCTTCCGCTATGTAGTGTACGGCTACATCGCCGTGAGCGGCATCGTGATACTGGCCACGTTGTGA